From Methanobacterium congolense, one genomic window encodes:
- the nifS gene encoding cysteine desulfurase NifS has product MYMDHSATSPVDPEVFEAMKPYFQEEFGNASTLYKLGRDGKRAMENARAQVASIIGAEPKDIIFTSGGTESDNIAIKGTVYKLKNKGRHIITSNIEHPAVHETCKYLEKNGFEVTYVPVGTDGLLKASDVEAAIRDDTILITVMHANNEIGTIQPIAEIGKIAHENGILFHTDAVQSVGKIPVDVNALNVDMLSISSHKLYGPKGIGALYIKKGVRLEPIIHGGGHERGLRPGTENVPAIVGFGKACQLAEENLDEESARLTRLRDKLVDAVLEQNEEAYLNGDREKRLPGNANFRFTGIEGESLILHLDFKGIAASTGSACSSTKLEPSQVLMAIGLEEVEAHGSLRISLGRENTEEDIDHAITSIKEVVDTLRKMSPLWCSKGE; this is encoded by the coding sequence ATTTACATGGATCATTCAGCAACATCCCCTGTGGATCCAGAGGTTTTTGAGGCAATGAAACCATACTTCCAGGAGGAATTTGGAAATGCCTCAACACTTTACAAACTCGGAAGAGACGGTAAAAGGGCAATGGAAAATGCAAGAGCCCAGGTAGCATCAATCATAGGTGCAGAACCTAAAGACATTATATTCACAAGTGGTGGAACAGAATCTGATAACATCGCAATCAAAGGTACGGTCTACAAACTCAAAAACAAAGGTAGACACATCATCACCTCCAATATAGAACACCCTGCAGTGCATGAAACATGTAAGTACCTTGAAAAGAATGGATTTGAAGTCACATACGTCCCAGTAGGTACAGATGGACTTTTAAAGGCTTCAGATGTTGAAGCTGCAATCAGGGATGACACCATACTCATAACTGTGATGCACGCAAACAACGAAATTGGAACAATACAACCCATCGCAGAGATAGGAAAAATAGCCCATGAAAATGGAATACTCTTCCACACTGATGCAGTTCAGTCCGTTGGAAAGATTCCGGTTGATGTGAATGCTTTAAACGTGGACATGCTCTCAATATCATCACACAAGCTCTACGGACCCAAGGGTATTGGAGCCCTCTACATAAAGAAGGGTGTTCGCCTTGAACCCATAATTCACGGTGGAGGTCATGAAAGGGGGCTGAGACCAGGTACAGAGAACGTTCCAGCTATCGTAGGATTTGGAAAAGCCTGCCAGCTTGCAGAGGAAAACCTAGATGAGGAATCTGCAAGGCTCACAAGGCTCAGGGACAAACTCGTGGATGCAGTTTTAGAACAAAACGAAGAAGCTTACCTCAACGGTGACAGGGAAAAACGTCTGCCTGGAAATGCTAATTTCCGTTTCACAGGTATAGAAGGAGAATCATTGATACTTCACCTGGATTTCAAGGGAATTGCAGCATCAACTGGTTCAGCATGCTCATCAACCAAACTTGAACCATCACAGGTTCTCATGGCAATAGGGCTTGAAGAGGTGGAGGCCCACGGATCCCTGCGTATCAGTCTGGGGC
- the metX gene encoding homoserine O-acetyltransferase MetX, whose amino-acid sequence MKSESIGDIKTKEYTLSDDLILESGEKLVKPTIAYETYGKLNREKSNAILICHALTGDAHVAGWHEGDRKPGWWNIIIGPGKCLDTRKYFIICSNVIGGCKGSTGPSSINPETGKKYGLNFPIITLKDMVNAQKKLVDHLEIKQLFAVIGGSMGGMQVLQWCVSHPEMVRSAIPIATTAYSSPQQIAFNEVGRRAIVSDPNWNHGNYYGKELPDDGLALARMIAHITYLSNESMYQKFGRRLQDKEEYSFDFETDFQVESYLHHQGNSFTKRFDSNSYLYITKAVDYFDLSGGGSLQDAFKEVKAKFMVISVDSDWLYPPSQSKGIVMALSANDAEVQYCEIKSSYGHDAFLLEAGQLNYLIGGFLTDTTVEDVMTREAAVISESSSIVEAAEMMLKEKVTHLPVVAENNTLRGIVTAWDISRSVALKYDKLDDIMVKDVVVAKPEDPIENAAQKMKEYNISSLPVVDDAEKVIGIVTSDHMSTLIAND is encoded by the coding sequence ATGAAAAGCGAATCAATCGGAGACATTAAAACAAAAGAATACACACTATCCGATGATTTGATCCTTGAAAGTGGAGAGAAGCTTGTAAAACCAACCATCGCCTATGAAACCTACGGTAAACTTAACAGAGAAAAGAGCAATGCCATTCTCATCTGCCATGCCCTCACAGGAGATGCACATGTTGCAGGATGGCATGAAGGAGACAGAAAACCCGGATGGTGGAACATAATAATAGGTCCAGGTAAGTGTCTGGACACCAGGAAGTACTTCATAATATGTTCCAACGTCATAGGTGGTTGTAAAGGGTCAACAGGTCCCTCTTCAATAAACCCTGAAACTGGGAAAAAATATGGGTTGAATTTTCCAATAATCACCCTGAAGGACATGGTCAATGCCCAGAAAAAACTCGTGGATCACCTGGAAATTAAGCAGCTCTTTGCAGTTATAGGTGGATCCATGGGGGGAATGCAGGTGCTTCAATGGTGTGTGTCCCATCCAGAGATGGTAAGATCCGCCATTCCCATTGCAACAACTGCTTACTCATCACCACAGCAGATAGCCTTCAACGAGGTTGGTAGAAGGGCCATAGTATCAGATCCCAACTGGAATCATGGTAACTACTATGGTAAAGAGCTTCCAGATGACGGCCTTGCCCTTGCAAGGATGATAGCACACATAACCTACCTCAGCAATGAATCCATGTACCAGAAGTTCGGTAGAAGACTGCAGGACAAGGAAGAGTATAGTTTCGACTTTGAAACAGACTTCCAGGTTGAAAGCTACCTCCACCATCAGGGAAACTCCTTCACAAAAAGATTCGACTCTAATTCTTATCTATACATCACCAAGGCAGTTGACTACTTCGATCTCTCAGGGGGAGGATCCCTTCAGGATGCATTCAAAGAAGTTAAGGCCAAATTCATGGTCATATCAGTGGATTCAGACTGGCTCTACCCACCATCACAGTCAAAAGGGATAGTTATGGCTTTAAGTGCCAACGATGCTGAAGTACAGTACTGTGAAATAAAATCCAGCTACGGACACGACGCATTTCTACTGGAAGCAGGCCAGCTCAACTACCTCATTGGAGGATTCCTCACAGACACAACAGTTGAGGACGTTATGACACGTGAAGCTGCAGTTATAAGTGAAAGTTCCAGTATAGTGGAAGCTGCAGAGATGATGCTCAAAGAGAAGGTAACACATCTTCCTGTTGTTGCAGAGAACAACACCCTGAGGGGTATTGTAACGGCGTGGGACATTTCCAGGTCCGTGGCATTGAAGTACGATAAACTGGATGATATAATGGTCAAAGACGTTGTTGTGGCAAAGCCAGAAGACCCCATCGAAAATGCAGCCCAAAAAATGAAGGAATACAATATTTCATCCCTTCCAGTCGTGGACGATGCTGAGAAGGTTATAGGCATTGTTACAAGCGATCATATGAGCACTTTAATTGCTAATGACTGA
- a CDS encoding O-acetylhomoserine aminocarboxypropyltransferase/cysteine synthase family protein: MTEENKKEIGLKTIGLHAGQEEPDPTTGSRAVPIYQTSSYVFKDTEEAANRFGLKEFGNIYTRIMNPTNDVFEKRIAAIEGGHTALSVSSGLSAIFIAILNATELGDNIVSGDNLYGGTYELFNYTFPRLGRTVKFVDSRKPEEFRKAIDEKTKGVYVESIGNPKIDVPDFEKLAEIAHEAGIPLIVDNTSAVGLARPIKHGADVVVLSATKYVGGHGTSIGGVIVDSGNFNWGNGNFPQFTEPDPSYAGLKYWETFGDFPELGNIAFTIRARVLLLRDLGPALSPFNAWLFLQGLETLELRMEKHSRNALEVANYLKNHEKVEWVYYPGLEDNPSHELANKYLKGGYGGLVSFGIQGGLEAGKKFIESVELLSHLANIGDSKSLVIHPASTTHQQLTPEEQASTGVTPDLVRLSVGIEDVEDIIADIDQALSKV; encoded by the coding sequence GTGACAGAAGAAAATAAAAAAGAAATTGGATTAAAAACAATAGGATTGCACGCGGGACAGGAAGAACCTGACCCAACAACAGGCTCCAGAGCCGTACCAATTTACCAGACATCGTCCTACGTTTTCAAAGACACCGAAGAGGCAGCAAATCGTTTCGGACTTAAGGAGTTTGGAAACATATACACCAGGATCATGAACCCAACCAATGATGTCTTCGAGAAGAGGATAGCTGCAATAGAGGGAGGTCACACAGCACTTTCAGTATCCTCCGGACTGAGCGCAATATTCATTGCAATACTGAATGCAACTGAACTTGGAGACAATATAGTATCAGGCGACAACCTCTACGGAGGAACCTACGAATTATTTAACTACACATTCCCACGTCTCGGACGTACAGTGAAATTCGTGGACTCAAGAAAACCTGAAGAATTCAGGAAAGCCATTGATGAAAAAACCAAAGGCGTATACGTTGAATCCATTGGAAACCCCAAGATCGATGTACCTGACTTTGAAAAACTGGCAGAAATTGCCCATGAAGCAGGAATACCTTTGATAGTAGATAACACCTCTGCTGTAGGACTTGCAAGACCAATAAAACACGGGGCAGATGTTGTAGTACTTTCTGCAACCAAGTACGTTGGAGGACACGGAACATCCATAGGTGGAGTTATAGTGGATTCAGGTAACTTCAACTGGGGCAACGGTAACTTCCCACAGTTCACAGAACCAGATCCAAGTTACGCAGGCCTGAAATACTGGGAAACCTTTGGGGACTTCCCTGAACTTGGAAACATCGCATTCACAATCAGGGCAAGAGTTTTACTCCTAAGGGACTTAGGACCAGCACTCAGTCCATTCAACGCATGGCTGTTCCTGCAGGGACTTGAAACCCTCGAGTTAAGAATGGAAAAACATTCCAGAAATGCACTTGAAGTTGCAAACTACCTCAAAAACCATGAAAAAGTTGAATGGGTTTACTACCCCGGACTTGAAGATAATCCAAGCCACGAACTTGCGAATAAATACCTCAAAGGAGGTTACGGCGGACTCGTGAGTTTCGGTATCCAGGGAGGACTTGAAGCCGGTAAAAAATTTATAGAAAGTGTTGAATTACTGTCCCACCTTGCAAACATCGGAGACTCAAAAAGCCTGGTTATACATCCAGCATCAACAACCCACCAGCAGCTCACCCCTGAAGAACAGGCATCAACAGGTGTTACACCTGACCTTGTAAGGTTATCAGTTGGAATAGAAGATGTTGAGGACATTATTGCAGATATAGACCAGGCACTGTCCAAAGTATAA
- a CDS encoding pyridoxamine 5'-phosphate oxidase family protein has protein sequence MSMTKEMIEAINNDLVFVATVNREGIPNVVPIGFARPLDENTILIADNFMKKTREP, from the coding sequence ATGTCAATGACAAAGGAAATGATTGAAGCTATAAATAACGATCTTGTATTCGTTGCAACTGTAAATAGGGAGGGCATACCAAACGTTGTTCCAATAGGATTTGCAAGGCCCCTGGATGAGAACACCATACTCATAGCAGACAATTTCATGAAAAAGACCCGTGAACCTTGA
- the cysS gene encoding cysteine--tRNA ligase — translation MIKIYNTMTRKKEIFEPRNENRVKIFVCGPTVYDNSHIGHARTYISFDVIARYLKYRGFSVFYMQNITDVDDKILKRAEETGRDPLELAREFELKYLEDMKTLGVENVNFYARATEHIHEIISQIETLIEKGFAYETDKGVYFDESRFPDFGKLSNRNLEDLTVHRIGPDSQKRNPGDFALWKKRDDDEGLNWESPWGCGRPGWHIEDTAITENYFGPQYDIHGGGLDLIFPHHEAEIAQMEAASGQKPMVRYWMHTGFLNVKGEKMSKSLGNFITIKELLKDYDPEVFRFFVLSTHYRSPIDFSSEILEQSRSGLERIHKLVETLNELEDTVPDTLDSDEDNIGKLYEFKAEFLDAMDNDFNTPLALSSLFEFIRDVNREINHKNLSKKSVKEIKNLITEFGKILGFNFYDTKIGGSDVQDGLIEILKDTREKLRQKKEWELADDIRSKLGDLGINLEDK, via the coding sequence ATGATAAAGATCTACAACACCATGACTCGCAAAAAGGAAATATTCGAACCTCGAAACGAAAACAGGGTAAAAATATTTGTCTGCGGCCCAACTGTTTATGATAACTCCCATATAGGCCATGCAAGAACCTACATATCCTTCGATGTTATTGCCCGCTACCTCAAGTACAGGGGGTTCAGTGTTTTTTACATGCAGAACATCACAGATGTGGACGACAAAATACTTAAAAGGGCAGAAGAAACAGGAAGAGATCCTTTAGAACTTGCAAGGGAGTTTGAGTTGAAATACCTTGAAGATATGAAGACCCTTGGAGTGGAAAACGTCAATTTCTATGCCAGGGCAACAGAACACATCCATGAGATCATATCTCAAATAGAGACCCTAATTGAAAAAGGATTTGCCTATGAGACAGATAAAGGGGTTTACTTCGATGAATCAAGGTTTCCAGACTTTGGAAAACTTTCAAACCGCAACCTGGAGGATCTGACGGTTCACAGAATAGGGCCGGACAGCCAGAAACGGAATCCTGGCGACTTTGCACTCTGGAAAAAACGGGATGATGATGAAGGATTAAACTGGGAATCCCCATGGGGATGTGGAAGACCAGGCTGGCACATTGAAGACACTGCAATCACAGAAAACTACTTCGGACCCCAGTACGATATACACGGTGGAGGTCTGGACCTTATATTTCCCCATCATGAGGCAGAAATCGCCCAGATGGAGGCAGCATCTGGCCAGAAGCCTATGGTACGTTACTGGATGCACACAGGATTCCTGAACGTTAAAGGAGAGAAGATGTCCAAATCCCTTGGAAACTTCATAACAATCAAGGAACTTCTTAAGGATTATGATCCCGAGGTTTTCAGGTTCTTCGTACTGTCAACCCATTACAGAAGCCCAATAGACTTCAGTTCAGAGATACTGGAGCAATCCAGAAGTGGCCTTGAGAGGATACACAAACTCGTTGAAACCCTGAATGAACTTGAAGATACAGTTCCAGATACGCTTGATTCAGACGAGGATAACATTGGGAAACTCTATGAATTCAAAGCAGAATTCCTGGATGCAATGGACAACGACTTCAACACACCTCTGGCATTATCCTCCCTTTTTGAGTTTATAAGAGATGTTAACCGGGAAATAAACCATAAAAATCTGTCAAAAAAGTCGGTTAAAGAAATTAAAAATCTCATAACTGAATTTGGAAAGATTCTGGGATTCAACTTCTACGATACAAAAATAGGGGGTAGCGATGTTCAGGATGGCCTCATTGAGATCCTGAAGGACACACGTGAAAAACTCCGCCAGAAGAAGGAATGGGAACTTGCAGATGATATAAGAAGTAAATTAGGAGATCTGGGTATAAACCTTGAGGATAAATAG
- a CDS encoding GMC family oxidoreductase N-terminal domain-containing protein: protein MIYDVIVVGTGAGGATAAREITNKGLNILILEKGSFYPRGTAINHILNSKLDLKIENEEHAEKGDERYDFLHQPAELMQVNAIGGTTPVSLANACYACTSCYANSVTAQFKLHDLDLFEELIEASRDLNVGALPADMMGPTTRRIVEIGEKLGHFMEPMPKFIDFEKCNKCGECINGCKRGVKWDSTDFIDELINSHNSPNALNEGETSIITDFEVTRVLHKGRIVEGVEGIDEGGNKKEFKARRVVLAAGSLNTPVILKNSGINEGVGEGLFTDLFITVGGYLKGAKLNKEIPMAVKLEFGPYFISPHFSTQILHSIRERGFDAGYEDIVGFMVKIADEANGKLHDDGSAEKTLTVRDLNLLKEGYKKAVEILVKLGVAQESISSTAMRGAHPGGTAAIGVVVDSNLETRIKGLYISDASVIPQAPGRPPILTITAIAKRLSKKLLKSLDNGYMNQEKASEKCSK from the coding sequence ATGATCTACGATGTAATAGTGGTTGGAACAGGTGCAGGTGGGGCAACTGCTGCACGAGAGATTACAAACAAGGGTTTGAACATTCTAATCCTTGAAAAGGGTTCATTCTATCCAAGGGGAACTGCAATTAACCATATCCTAAATTCAAAGTTAGACCTTAAAATAGAGAATGAAGAACATGCAGAAAAGGGAGATGAACGCTATGATTTCCTGCATCAACCTGCAGAACTCATGCAGGTGAATGCAATTGGAGGGACAACCCCAGTGTCCCTTGCAAATGCATGCTATGCATGTACGAGCTGTTATGCAAATTCAGTGACAGCCCAGTTCAAGCTGCACGACCTGGACCTTTTTGAGGAGCTCATTGAAGCCAGTAGAGACCTAAATGTGGGTGCACTCCCTGCAGACATGATGGGACCCACAACCCGCAGGATCGTTGAGATCGGTGAGAAACTAGGACACTTCATGGAGCCAATGCCCAAGTTCATAGACTTTGAAAAATGCAACAAATGCGGAGAATGCATAAATGGGTGTAAAAGAGGAGTAAAATGGGATTCAACAGATTTTATAGATGAATTAATTAATTCTCATAATTCTCCAAATGCATTAAATGAGGGTGAAACATCAATAATCACTGATTTTGAAGTTACAAGGGTACTCCACAAAGGCAGGATAGTTGAAGGTGTTGAGGGCATTGATGAAGGTGGAAACAAAAAGGAGTTCAAAGCCAGAAGGGTTGTTCTTGCAGCAGGATCCCTGAACACACCAGTGATACTAAAAAATTCAGGTATAAATGAGGGGGTTGGTGAAGGATTGTTCACGGATCTCTTCATAACGGTTGGAGGTTACCTGAAGGGTGCCAAGTTGAATAAAGAAATTCCAATGGCTGTTAAATTAGAATTCGGCCCCTACTTCATATCTCCCCACTTCTCAACCCAGATACTCCACTCAATCAGGGAAAGGGGATTTGACGCAGGTTACGAGGACATCGTTGGATTCATGGTTAAAATTGCTGATGAAGCCAACGGCAAGCTTCATGATGATGGAAGTGCTGAGAAAACCCTCACAGTAAGGGATCTGAATCTCCTCAAGGAGGGATACAAGAAAGCAGTTGAAATACTTGTAAAACTTGGTGTTGCCCAGGAATCAATCAGTTCAACAGCAATGAGAGGTGCACATCCTGGAGGAACAGCTGCAATAGGGGTTGTTGTTGATTCAAACCTTGAAACACGTATCAAGGGATTGTACATATCAGATGCAAGCGTCATTCCCCAGGCACCAGGAAGGCCTCCAATACTCACAATAACAGCCATTGCAAAGCGGCTTTCAAAGAAACTACTCAAAAGTCTGGACAACGGATACATGAATCAGGAGAAAGCCTCAGAGAAGTGTTCCAAGTAA
- a CDS encoding ThiF family adenylyltransferase translates to MQSRYSRQIILNNIKEEGQKKLLNSSVAVVGCGALGTVVTNNLARAGVGKINIIDRDFVELNNLQRQMLFDENDVGEPKALAAAKKASAINSEIEVVPLIKDLNHTNVEELLSGVDVVLDGTDNIQTRMLVNDVCVKNRVPWVYTGAIGTSGMMMKILPDKACLRCLYPGVPKPGSLPTCDTMGVLNTITVIMGSMESTEALKILLGKYDDLEDTKSELIVYDGWNNSYDGITVKKNDNCGCCVDEDFEYLKSEEREIITSLCGRNAIQITPADPKEMSLRELASKLEKLGDVRCADFIMIFKIGEFEISVFKDGRAIVKGTNDKKVARSIYARYIGT, encoded by the coding sequence ATGCAGAGCAGATACTCACGACAGATAATCTTGAATAATATCAAAGAAGAAGGTCAGAAAAAGCTTTTAAATAGTAGTGTGGCTGTTGTGGGGTGTGGTGCCCTTGGAACAGTTGTTACAAACAACCTTGCGCGTGCAGGGGTTGGTAAAATAAACATAATCGACAGGGACTTTGTTGAGCTCAACAACCTCCAGAGGCAGATGCTCTTTGATGAAAACGATGTTGGAGAACCCAAGGCCCTGGCTGCAGCAAAGAAAGCCAGTGCAATAAATTCAGAGATAGAGGTGGTTCCACTTATAAAGGACCTGAACCACACAAACGTTGAGGAACTCTTAAGTGGAGTGGACGTTGTACTGGACGGTACAGATAACATACAGACTAGAATGCTTGTCAACGATGTATGCGTTAAAAACCGTGTTCCATGGGTGTACACAGGAGCCATAGGAACCTCTGGAATGATGATGAAGATACTTCCAGATAAAGCCTGCCTTCGATGCCTATACCCAGGCGTCCCAAAGCCAGGATCCCTTCCAACCTGTGATACAATGGGTGTGCTCAATACCATAACCGTGATCATGGGGTCCATGGAAAGTACAGAGGCCCTAAAAATACTTCTGGGTAAGTACGATGATCTTGAGGATACAAAAAGTGAGCTCATAGTCTACGATGGATGGAACAACTCTTACGATGGTATAACCGTTAAGAAGAATGATAACTGTGGTTGCTGTGTTGATGAAGACTTTGAATACCTGAAATCTGAAGAAAGAGAAATCATAACATCGCTTTGTGGAAGAAATGCCATACAAATAACTCCTGCAGATCCAAAGGAGATGTCACTTCGGGAATTAGCTTCAAAACTCGAGAAACTCGGGGATGTGAGGTGTGCAGATTTCATCATGATCTTTAAAATAGGTGAATTTGAAATATCAGTATTTAAGGATGGAAGGGCAATAGTAAAGGGTACGAATGATAAAAAAGTTGCAAGATCCATCTACGCGAGGTATATCGGTACATGA
- the hdrC gene encoding ferredoxin:CoB-CoM heterodisulfide reductase subunit HdrC, giving the protein MSKSEKKGSEENKNLSKEVLANLKASPDLGLFKCVQCGMCTSTCPGARHTDYDPREMVKRVLENDRDVIFDDKIWNCFYCYTCQSICPSGNSACEVNQILRQMAIDEGQGAEKIASFTTYGDSFLEFGMGAIPNEFFDNLIKDIGTEYLDLKINLDDIRSDLGLGGYILKGESLKEVGDILEGTLFKDRLNEIKKYKK; this is encoded by the coding sequence ATGAGCAAATCCGAAAAAAAAGGTTCAGAAGAAAATAAAAACCTTTCAAAGGAAGTATTAGCTAATCTAAAAGCATCTCCAGACCTTGGACTCTTCAAATGTGTTCAATGTGGAATGTGCACATCCACATGCCCTGGAGCAAGGCACACAGACTACGACCCAAGGGAAATGGTTAAAAGAGTCCTTGAAAATGATAGAGATGTTATATTTGATGATAAAATATGGAACTGCTTTTACTGCTACACCTGCCAGAGCATCTGCCCATCAGGAAACAGCGCCTGTGAGGTGAACCAGATACTGAGGCAGATGGCAATTGATGAGGGTCAGGGTGCTGAAAAAATAGCTTCTTTTACAACCTACGGCGACAGCTTCCTTGAATTTGGGATGGGAGCCATACCCAACGAATTCTTTGACAACCTCATAAAGGACATTGGAACTGAGTACCTCGATCTGAAGATAAACCTTGATGACATACGTTCAGATCTGGGACTTGGTGGTTACATACTAAAAGGAGAGTCCCTGAAAGAGGTTGGAGACATACTTGAAGGAACACTCTTTAAAGACAGGCTTAATGAGATAAAGAAATATAAAAAGTAG
- the hdrB gene encoding ferredoxin:CoB-CoM heterodisulfide reductase subunit HdrB: MKKIPDKEILLFRTCLVNVEYPGVESSTKYVFDRIGVEYHVDERQSCCTGLGHYYDLFDQLSTTALAARNFYVAADSGHHNIATMCSTCYAILKKSAKILNENDEVREKINGIFQDAGLQKMEYERGTVDPRNSIFHVAEILFNKRDDIAPLVKVDFSDLRIASHHACHYCKVHYKDTIGGVRDPNLLDELLKACGVETIGWYDHKRVTCGAGFRQRFTNNEKSLEVTGDKLQALQDKDVDVLIHMCPNCHMQFDRYQPKIEEKLGTKFNIFHLNIAQFLALAMGADPYKVLGIQTHTVPIEPLLDKLGIEYEPQ; encoded by the coding sequence ATGAAGAAGATACCCGATAAAGAAATCCTACTCTTCAGAACCTGCCTTGTGAATGTGGAATATCCTGGTGTTGAATCCTCAACCAAATATGTATTCGATAGAATTGGTGTGGAGTACCATGTGGATGAAAGGCAGTCATGCTGCACAGGACTTGGCCATTACTACGATTTATTTGACCAGCTTTCAACAACAGCCCTTGCAGCCCGGAATTTTTACGTAGCAGCTGATTCAGGTCATCACAACATAGCAACCATGTGTTCAACATGTTACGCAATACTCAAAAAATCAGCCAAAATCCTCAATGAAAACGATGAAGTCAGAGAAAAGATAAACGGCATTTTTCAGGATGCAGGACTCCAGAAAATGGAGTATGAGAGGGGAACAGTTGATCCAAGAAACAGCATATTCCACGTGGCTGAGATCCTCTTCAACAAAAGAGATGACATTGCACCCCTTGTCAAAGTTGATTTCTCGGACCTCAGGATTGCATCCCACCATGCCTGCCACTACTGTAAGGTTCATTACAAAGACACCATTGGTGGAGTGAGGGATCCCAATCTTCTTGATGAACTTTTAAAGGCATGTGGTGTTGAAACAATTGGCTGGTACGATCACAAAAGGGTTACTTGTGGTGCAGGTTTCAGGCAGAGGTTCACAAACAACGAAAAGTCCCTTGAAGTAACAGGAGACAAGCTCCAGGCATTACAGGACAAAGATGTTGATGTGCTCATTCACATGTGTCCCAACTGCCATATGCAGTTTGACAGGTACCAGCCAAAGATAGAGGAGAAATTAGGTACGAAATTTAACATCTTCCACTTGAACATCGCCCAGTTTTTAGCCCTTGCAATGGGTGCAGACCCCTACAAGGTCTTGGGTATCCAGACCCACACAGTACCAATAGAACCACTTCTTGATAAACTTGGAATAGAATATGAACCTCAATAA